Within Mesoplodon densirostris isolate mMesDen1 chromosome 13, mMesDen1 primary haplotype, whole genome shotgun sequence, the genomic segment CCGCTAAGCAGACAGACCCCAGCTCCTTTCCCCACATGCAGGCTGTTTTAAGCACTCAGAACCAGGTATAACTCTGTGACGTATCCATTGTCCCAAGTTCACACCCAAGGCTAAGGTGGCCTGGTTGGTGGGCACCATTTTCCCACCAGCTTCCTTTCTACCTGGCAGACATCCTTGGGGAGGCAATGCGATGGGGCTGGTTAAGGGTTTAGATTCTGAGCTAAAGAGAACCAAATTTAAACTCTGAGTCTATCACCTATCCCCCGTGTGGCCCTCGGCAAGTCACTGAAGCTCTGTGGCCCTCAGTGTTCCTACCTGTAAATGAAGAATATCAGAGACTTCCTAATGGTCTAAGGAAAGATTTAAATGAGATACTATCTGTAAAGTACATAGCATGAGACTTAGCATGTTGACAATGTTAGTGTCTCTTCCTATTTTAAAGCTCTTGTCCTATGTTATACTCATACAATGAGTTTCCTTTCTGTCTGAGGGATCCCAAGAACCATCAGATTCTGTGCAGAGCTGATGCACTGCACGTGTGGCAGGAACTAGTGTCACTTGTCAAGCCATGTCCTGGTTGTCTGTGATTAAGCCAGTGTCCTGGTTGCCTGTGATGATTATGTATCTCAGGTGGCTCTAAAGAATGGACTTTCCCAAATCACCATTATTtcacaacagaaaaataatttaaaccaaAGAGTAGCAGTAACTGTTCTCTTTTAGGACTAATTCATTAAatagttattgagcacttgctttgTTCCAGGGTTATGAtttcataaaaacacaaaatgaaaaaccATGATCCCTGATCTGAAGACATTTACAATTTAAGGACAGGAGAAAGTCAAGCTCATGCAAAACCAGGGCAGGGTCATTGTTTCCAAGATTTGTGTTTCTGAACGGAGGAGTCCTTGTCTCTCTTTCAGCTTTTAGTTGTTAGAGTACCCCCCTTCGAATCAGAACCCCTAGAACAAGACTAAATTGAATAAAAATCTTGTTAGGCAAATGGATGGTAGAGTTTCTAAATGAACGGAAGAGTTTCTAAATTCTGTACTCTTTTAAACTTACCCTTTTAAATTTTAGTGATAAATGGTGACTCATGATGTACTGTTCACTGTCTGGCCCAAGTTAGAAACTTTGTAGTCATCATTCATTTCTCCCTGTCTTTCGACCCACACCCAGTTCACAAGCCAGTCAATGCAATTCTAGCAGCAAAATGTCTCTTGAATCCACCCCTTGTGTTCCCACTGCCACCCTCAGCCTAAGGGCTCAGCTTCTCTTGCCCTGTCTATCCAGTTCACGTGTCCTTCAGCCCATCCTGCACGCGGCAAGCCAGGGAGCATTCCAAGAGCCCCGGCTCAGGTGAATCACATCTCATCTCCAGATGTGAAACAACCTCACAGGTGTAAAATGCTAAAGCACCAATCAAGAGTTTGAGAAATCACAAAGGTGAAAAGTACTAAAGGAAAGCAATGGGAAAATATCCAACCTAAAGAGGGGAAAAATTCACCAGATTCTTGGAACAATAGACCAGATTTCAACATTTCCTAGGCCTCTAGGAGTTTAAAgaaagccatcttttttttttttttcctgaagtttcTTTTATTTAGATCAGTGTTTTTCCACTATAATTGTTAGTCTGAGGTaaatcaaatataattttcaaatgcTTGTTCAAAGGTCTGACCAATCTCCTTgtcttatcattttttaaaactaatgaaaatatGCCTTTCGAAGGAAATAGCTTTAAATACCACAATTGCTGCACTTATTTGATTTTTATACCACACTGAAGAAGCCTTTAGTACCTTTGTAAGACTGAGCATTTATAACGGAAATGAAGAGTCTGCAGTGAAGTTTATACTTGACAATAAAGTCACATGGAAAAAGCACAGTTGTTCTGTAGAAGAAGTCAGAAGACACCTGAGGGGTTTGAGCTCATCTAAAACATTTAAGGTGGACTTTGTCCTTCTGCTCAGGGGTTCAGCCTCCCTGTTTGTAAGGTACCAATGAACTGCATCACTGATGCCATTCAGAAGACCCGTAAGAAATAGAGCATTTTAGAAATGACAGAGACTGGAGGCTTCAGCTAGCCCAGGCCCCTCGGTTTCGATGAGAAGCCAAAGTTGGAAAAGGGAGCGATTGCCCCAGGCCACCCAACTAGTCAGTTTCTCAGATGGCCCCAATTGTCACCCTAGGCAGACTCCCCAGTGCTTGGCTGATGCATATCGAAAGCAGCTGCGGAAAATAGCTGTCATGGTGCCAAATTCTTATCTGCTGGTGTCCTTCAGATCAGGAGGGCTGAATGCCAACGGGAACCTCAGAGTCTGTGAATTCTAATCCTGGACAGTTCTGGTCACAGGGTCTTAAATTTCCCTCCAGAGCAGAGGTTCTGGGTCAGATCAGAGGGGAGTTGGAAAGCATAAGTGCATCCTGTGGGTGCATCTGAATCTGTGCAGATTGATGGTGCTGTTTATAACCTCAGTATGTTATAATGGCCATATAATCAATCTATGCATTGTTCTATCCAGCTGACCTGACCCTACAGATATATTTTAACAATCTATTCTCACAACCCAAAATGAGCTAGAGGTGTTGCTTGTCGTGCAAATCAATACCTTGAAGATTTCAGAATTCTAAAAGGCCAATCCCTTTAGAGGAGAGCTGAAACAGAATCACAGTTAAAGGCTTAGAACTgtcagatttaaagaaaaataaggggCTCCGAATGGTCAGGGACCCTTTGCACTTTCTCCTACGTGCTAAGAAGATGACTTTTCCCAAATGGTCATCTCGAAGTGGAGATGACGGTGATGCTGACACTGATACTGAATAGATGAACATTTGTTGATGACCTACGATGCCAGGCACTAAGTGTTTGACGTTCACTGTTGCTTTGAACCTTCACAAACAACCCCATCAGGTAGGTTCTATTATATCTTCATtctacaagtgaggaaactgagattcagtgaTTTTAAGTCACTGGTAAGAGTCCATGCTCTTCACCGCCATACTAGGCCTTAACTTCAGTCACTAGACCAGTATTGGAAGGCCTCCATGACTTACAGTTCTTTCTGGGAAGCCCTTCCCCTGCCTTGTCCCCTGGCCTCACCTGTCAGCTCTTTGGGAAGCCCTCCATGGAGATCCAAGGTTGGGTGTTGTACCCTTCCTCCTGGAGGACCATATCCCCTCATAGCACACAGCACCCCATGCTTCAAGGATCAGTCCATTCGTCCACTTCTCTGTTCCTTTGTGGCTCTTTGAGGTGAGGCAACTAtgtcattcatttcattcatccAATGCTGTCCTGGCTCATAGCTGATGATCCATAAGTGTTTCTTGAGTAACTGGCTAATGTGGAAATTGACAATATGTTTCAGTTATCTATCGCTGAGTCATAAACCACCCCCAATTTTGTAGCTTAAAGCAACTCTGTTATTATTATCTCCCACAattctgtggatcaggaattaGGACAGGGCCCAGTAGAGATGGCTCACCTCTGCCATCTGTCCTCCATGGCCCCTTCATTTTCCATAAGATGCTCCACAGTTGGCCCTGCTGGGATCATCCATCTCACTGATCTTGCTGTCAGCTGGGTCCTCCATTCTCGGGTGTAGACTCAGGGTTTCTGTGTCTCTTGTGTGGCCTCTCCATGTGGTCCCATCAGAAATGTGGTTGTAATTCTCACGTGGAAGCTCAAGGATCTCAAATAAGTACAAGCAGAAATGGCTGGTCCTTAAGACTCAGGCCTGGAACTGTCAGAGAGTCACTTCCACCATCTTCTATTGGTTAGAGCAGGTCACTGGGCCAGCCCTACACAAGGGCATGGGCAATGGGGCGCCTGGTTCATCAGGGACCATCTTTGGTGATTAGATACCCCATCATCTAGTAGAATCAAACCCATCCCAGCCCAAGTCTCCAAAGAAATGGTGTTAGTCAGAGGAGGACCAAGGCAGAGAAGGTGGATAGCTTGGCCTATTCCATCACAACTATTTGAGGGAAAGCCTATAATTAAAGCCCATAAAAGTTAGGGATTGCCAGAGAGCTCTGTGCATGTGAACAGCCAGCAGAACAGGGCCTGGTGAGAAACACCTAAGATGTTCTGTTTAGAACATAACATATAACCTATATCCAGCAGGGCAGAGGTCTGAAATAGCATTAGAACTATGGTCTTTCCACCCCTTACAGTTCCCTCCTTTTCTCTGTGTACATTCGGTTTACCCATCTTGTCCCCTCAGGCTCCTGAAGCCTTGGTTTCCACCCCTTCAAGTACTGCCCTATGCAATTTTGATGCTCCTTAATTGGATTTAGCCTGAGGAGTTTCTGCTGTTACTTTTGCACAGATGATAACTCCCTCCCACTGCCTGGCTCTTGGAACAGTTTCTTTAAGGATCATCCAAGTCTCTTAGACTCATGTCActgagctttttattttatgGGATCCTTTCTTTGCATTTGAAGATGATTGCTTCCAAGGCATTTGAGGATTCtctggggttttgttgttgtttgtttttatttcttttctactcAAATTATGCATGTCAAGGCATTTAGTTACTTTAGTAATGTGCCCAGTATAAGTTAATCAATATTATCATgaataaacatatttttccttACTTGACAAGCCTACAGATAAAAAACTCTTTATTGAGGAATAGTGAAAATGATTCCTATGTTTCCTTAAATAAATTTCTTCATTAGTATGATATAATGACTATGATTCTAATAAAGCCCTCGGAGAATATTAATATATGGACAAAAGAAATGGGATTTTGCAGTCCTGAACTTTGGGCATCACTTTCCCTTTCATCTGAAAATCAGGTCCAGCCCTGAAGCTACAAAGGCTCAAAATTAAGAGCCTGTTGGAGACAGGAGAGATGGGTGTGAGGCAGAAAGAGCAGGAAGCCATACAGTGATTCTAAGAGCAGCCTTTATGGAACGAGTGCACACGTTGATCCTGCTGATTTTCCTGCTAGACTACAGTGGCATTGCACGGAGAAAGCCCTTCCCATCTAAGCTGTCATCCCAACCTTTCTAGAGAATCTTTCTGATCAAGTGTTTGCTCCTATATCCAATCTAGACTTGATCTATAGGCTCCTGACCTACTGAGATGGCcacaaaatcaagaaaacatgaaTCTTACCAATGAAAAGGGCCTTAGGAATGATCTAGCCccgtggttctcaaacttttttttgcctctgattttctttttacacttttaaaagattttaaagaccCTGAAAggcttttgtttatgtggctTCTATCTGTTGATATTTACTGGATTAGAAGTCAAaactgagagaaaacatttgctaATTCGTAATGAACTAATTACATGTGAAAGCAAATAacatattttcaataaaaataactatgtttttcaaaacattttaatagGAAAAGTGGCAAAGTTTTATATTTATGCACATCTCTTTAATATCTGACTTTGTAGAATGTAGCtggattttcatttctgttttctacATCAATCTGTTGTGATATGTTATTTTGATCGACATATGtgaagaaaatccagcctcacaCGGATATGTAGTTGTAAAGAGAAGAAGTATTTTAATGACTACTTCAGGTAATTGTGGATATTTTTTGATACTACACCAAGACTCCACAAGTATAGTTTCTGAAATGTTGGCTGCAATGTGAaatctgaaatcatatcaacgAACTTTATGTGTTGTTACATCAAAAACCATTGGTCTATCTTACGCTCCTAAATGAATTTGGTTTTTTTGTCCCGTGGataatttttgatattgagcattatgatctttatttttttaagagaaaaccaAATGTAAGTTTCTACTTAGTGGCAACAAAAAGAAAGGTCAGTGCAGGAAAATTAGAGGTGGCATAAAAGAGCAAGGTGATAAAAGTGGTAATGGGGAATGATGGGAGAAATTTGCAGGAGAACTAAGGATGTCTGAACTACTgttagaggaaaggaaagaaatcaagacttcatatttttttttataaattagcATTTATGGAACATTGCCCAGGTGCTTAAtagaattatctcatttaatccattttcagtacTGTCTGTGATGTAGGATGTATTATTCTTGTCTCACAGGGAAAAGGGAAAGTGCGTGAGGATGCAGAGCTGTGAAATGGTGGGACTAGACTGAAACCAGCTACATCTGACACAGCTGAGCACAATCTTTTAAGAaatatgagttttaaaaatcccaaaaataatatataaaatttttaacaaacaaagaaaagtaaaagataaaaccTCTTGCTCTTtgctccccactcctccccatTTCTACTGATGAGAGTAATAGTCAATACAAATACCATATTTTCACCAAACTGAAAGCCCCTGCTCTTAACTGTTCCACAAGCTTCTTTACCACAAGCAATGAAGGACCCCAAAGTTGATCCATAACCCATGTTGGTGATAGCAGAGCCACAAGGGCTGAGAAAATTCAAGGCACTAGTACTTTAGTGCTAATTATGTTTACACCATTACATGTAGATTTCAGGTTCTGACTACTTCCTAGACCTTCTTAGAGTCATGGATTCCAAGGAATTTTCTGGATCATTTTTCATTGTtgtgggagagagaagaaaagagaatacaAAGGGCAAAACAGCATAGAAAAGGAGATGAATGGTGAGTGCAAAGATGCAAGCACGCTGACAGTCCTCAGGTGGATAAACAGAAGTGCCCAGGGAAAAGAGAGTGGCCAGGTGACCAGTTACAAAGGCGACCAATCCTCACCTCCTAGTGAATTCTACCGGAAGTTAGATGCTGGGCAGTGAGAAGTCAATTATGAACTTACCTGTTTTTTGCCCTTCCAGACATTACTAAAATGAATTTCTTGGTTATCATTTTAACTTACTTCAAAAGTATCAGCCAAACTACCTACCTATTATCTATTAAAATAGGATGTGttccatttagttctttttatAGAGGAGGGGGatgtctttcttatttatttttgacttatGAAGCTTTTATTACCAGGGGAAAAGCTgtgcctgtaaaaaaaaaaaaaaatctcctttgtaAAGTAATGGTCATTGTCACTGTCTGCTGAAGGAGCCATCAGACTATTAAAATAAAGTTGTAACTTGAAGCTCAGTGCAAAAGACTATGCCCCAAATCAATTTTACATCCACAACCAAGAGAAACGCCTAAATGTTTCAAAATTACAGTGCCgaaagcatttcttttaaaatattcatcttaGGAAGAGCCTGTGAAAGGGGATTTTTGTTCTCTTTGATTGAGTCAGTCTCACTAATAATAATGCTTTGGTCCCTCAAAAAGCCCCCAAAGAGTATTTTTCAATTTACTCATTTGATTTGTTTATTCAGTACTTTTTacatttcttaaactttttttttccttcaacttttCTCTCACCGCAGTATAATCAAATTGAAATAACCCTAAGGACAAActtacttctctctctttttttaattcgCTGATTACCCCAGCCCCCAACTCCTATTTCTCCAACCCAAATCCCTAAAGGAAAAtgatgaagggaaaaaataaggaCAGTTTTGGGAGGCCTTTCTACCACTTAGAGCTCAGGATAGTCAATGTAGATCAAGAAAGGACTGCTTCAGGGTGCTTCAGGACTCTCCCAACAGCAACCCTCGCCCAGAAGCTTGAGCAATTTGAACTGATTCATTGGGACTTACTAGAAACTGgaccctttcttcctttttttcataaCATAATTCTTGACATTGGACTTTTTACAGAAACCATGGAGCAAAAAATTCTcgagaaagtttttttttcttctctataaatTATCAGATTATCAGATGCAATAAAAAATGAGTTTGCAGAGAACAACATTCTGGGTATGTGAGTCAGTGAAAGCACCCCCTTATTTGGGGTGGGAGCACAGTAGGGGCAGAAAATCTGTGGGTTTGCCCCTGAGTGTCCTGAAAGAATATAAGTATAGTaacaaaatagtttttatttatgaaaatgtgCCCTAATATTTCCTTGTtcattcaaatgctttttcttaccTGTATTCACCACAaatatagtctttttttcttttcttttctttctgtttctgtttctgctcTGGTGGGGCACTTCTCTCTCACTGTTTTAATCCAGGCATTTCAAAACAGGACCTAGTCTTAAAGACTGGATTCCTGAAATGTCCCACCTGTTTAAAGTGTCCCCATTTGCCGAAgcctcccctcccttttcctttaGTTAGCAGTCAGCCTTTACGGGCATTGCTCACTGCCTCAGAAGGGTTGCTTAAATGTTATCACATTTATTCCTGACGGCAATCTTCCAAGGTGGCCACTGTTATTACCCCATTTTgtagacagggaaactgaggtggAGTGGGGTTGCACAAGGTCACTAGTCTGGGAGGTGGCAGAGCTTGAATTCCAAGCTTGGTTCTGCAGACCTTCAGGTTCACCTTAACAAGATACAACAATGCCTCCTTTCCTCGAAAAGGACCTCATTTCCTGGAAGCTTTGGAAAAGATCTCGACTCAGAGCTGGCTTCGAGCAGACACCCCAACCCCAAGAAGCTTGGCTTCCAGTGCTTACAAAAGGCCTAAATGCCTTTAACCACCGTGATGAGGTTTTCTGTCACTAGTTACTCCCAAGTTCTCCTTTAACCAGAGAGCCCTGCTGAAACCCCCTGCTGACTTCTGCCACTGAAGACTGGATCCCCACCGGGTATGAACAAAAGCCCAAGAAAATGGTGCCAGAAAGCAGTTCTCCGGAGCTTGGGTTCGGTTTAGTTCAACACAGGAAACCATGTTCCCTCACTTCACTCTCACCTCCTAAACTACAGCTGTATTTTCTCTGTCTGGGCAAGAAAACTGCCTTTCAATTTCATAAAATAATGGACACACCCCAAATCAGGCAGTTGTTTAGGTATTTCTATCCTTCacacttttctaaattttctaaagtTTCTACAAAGAGAATGCTCCTTTAAAAAAGACCTGTGTTTAAAAAACCATGTGATGGGTCTCCCAAGTTATTACTTCCTGCGAAAACTGCAGGTAGTTACGTCAAAAAGTCTATAtaaacaatatttgaaaaaaagaaaagctctacTGAAGTACAAATTGGCGCCTCGTATTGTGGCTTTATTCTGCTAGTTAGACCTGAGACCCATCCTCCACTCCGGGTATGTGGGCTGTAGGGGGTTCTTGAACTACTTGCTATTGTTAGCACTGGAGTGTGTTTTAGGCTGGAGAAATTgtcgtgtatgtgtgtgtgtaaaagaaaaaagtgcacATATATTACTTTGAAGAGTGTATACCTTTCAACGTGGCTCAGGCCCCAAAAGATTCTTAGGGCCTAACAAGCCTCCAGTTCCTGCCTTCCAGTAACCCTTGCCTTGAGAAGATGAATCAGAGAAAGAGAGTTACGCTTGAAGCTGCGGTGACCCAAATGTGATCAACCCCCTCGGCCGACAATGACCTAATCCCCGTCCAGAGCCAAGAGGGCACCTTTCAATTAATTCCCAGACCAAACTCAGTCAAGGGCAACAAAGACCACATTCTGACGCCCCAGGGGCACTCGGTTTTCACAACGCGTTTTATTattcatacaaaaataaatttatttacatttgcTAATTACTGCGGTAGTGCGGCCTGGCGCAGCGGCGCGTTCCCCCGGAGCAGGGTCACTAGGTACGGAACGGCCTCGGCGGCCCGCCCCGCCGGAGGAAGAGCGTGGACGCCGAGAGGCAGTGTTGGAGGCGGGGGCCACCCCGAGCGGGGAGGCCAGCTGGGGACagtcaggggtggggggaggggagctgcaagtaggtgagggaggagggagcagacGGAGGCGCCGAAGGAGACCCGAGCCGGCTTCAGTGGGGAGAGCCGGATGGGAGGCTCAAGCCTAGAAGGGGAGGGCGGAGACGGAAGCCAGGTTACGGAGAGATGGGCGCCTGGGGGGAGTGAGAGGCGTGACCGCACCTGGAAGCCGAACCGCCAGGGCCGCTCCTGGCCAACCCAGCTGAGTTGGTCTCAGAAAGCGCGCCTCCACCTCTCCCCGAGCGGAGAGGGCATCGTGCGCCCGCCAGGAGGGCGCTGCCCCGTGGGATACAAACCTGGCCCAGGTGTGCCACACTCTCTTTGCAACTTAAAGACGCGCCCCAGGTAGGTGTCACGTGAAGACCTCCGTCTTCGAAGCCGATTGTCGAGAGCGCGCTCTAACAATTACCTAACCACGAAAGGAAGGCCTGGGCTGCGCGGACTAGTGCCATCACCCACGTAGATCTGGCTCAGCCTGGAAACGAACGCCTAGGCGGCTGCGCGCTGGGCTCAGACTGCAGCGCCGGCGTTAGTCTACACGGCTCAAGCCCGAGGTTGGAGCGGGGTCCGCGTGTAAAGTGTCGTCGCCCAAACCCGCGGCAGCCTAGCCGACCGCATCCTGCGATGACGGCCGCGCCGCGGAACCCTGGGGCTCTGCACCCCACGCCCGCCACCTGTCGAGTTCACAGTCCCGGGGTGGGAGTCTAGGAGAATCCAATGGAACTGTCCTCCCATTCTCGGGGGTTCTCacgctctctcccttctctccctgacCCCCAAACACACTCGCTTAACCAATAATTCCTTCAAGTGAGTTCGAGTTCGATCTAAGCGGTGGTTCCACATAATCTGTTGGCTGCGGAAACTTCTTTGGTGTCGGAGTCGGGTCGTCCCGAGACCACAAATGGCCATGTCTGTAAAATCAAAAAGAGCATCAGATACTGGAGGACAAACGACCGTTTCAAACCGAAACCGCTCTCCAAACGGAATCCTAGAATATCCCCGGCTTTGAGTAGCTCAGATTTTATCAGTATTCTGGGAATTTGCGTGTCTTCTCTCTAAACTAAGTTTTTAACTTTACTGTATTTTGATCACGTGAGACGGGAGGTGTCCGTCCATGCTGCCCTCACGTTGATTCCGCGAAATTTGCATGAATTTGGAATTTTGTCGCTTAGTTcccttccccccaacacacacacacacacacacacacagacacacacacagacacacacagacacacacacacacacaccaatcaGCCATTCGCTCCAAGTAGCAACTAGGATATGATCTTTCTCAAGCCTGGAGAATTGGCAGGTCGGAGAGGGACTTTCCAGACAAATCCCGTTTGGGGAAACCTCTGCTGTTCTTCAAGAATTGAAAAACTCAAAGGCTTTTGAAAAGAGATcggccttccctccttcctttcagaAAGTAAGGCTTGTTGATTCAAACCTGTCAGACGCTTAGCTGGAAAAAGCTAGGAAGGGAGATTTGCCAATCAATCTACAACGGGACGGAGGACTCAGATGGAACTTAGATTTAGCCCGGAAGCAGGACATTAGACAATAGCTGTCACTGGGCAAAGCACCACGTACTATGATCAGAATGATGCAAACACAGAAGGGTGGATGGTTCTCCTCCAGGAAAATGGCTGGCCCCTCCGGTGATCTGGGGAAAATTTAAACTGGCCTCCTCACCACCGGAGGAGGTGGTGAATTCAGAAATCTGGGCTGTTTCTGGCTACTTGAGTAAAACCCCCCTACCCCCGGTTTTCCCCAGCGGCCAGATTCTGCCCGGCACCCGGGAGCGCGCCGGGCATCTCTCGGCCACCCGCCCCGGGCCTCGCGCGCCGCGCTCCTACCAGGTTCACCGGGTGCACGTAGCCGTTCTCGTAGCGGTCCTCCTGCAGCAGCTGCCGCAGGTGCGCGATGTAACTGGAAGCCAGCCGGAGCGTGTCCAGCTTGGAAAGCTTGGTGTCGGGGGGCACCCAGGGCAGACTGGTCTTGAGCCTGGAGAAGGCTTTGCTCAGCACGCGCATCCGGGCGCGCTCGCGGGCGTTGGCCGCGTTCCTCTGCGACTGCTTGCACTCGGCCGCCGAGCCCTTGGGCGGGAGGGGCTTCTTGCCACCGCCGCCCCCCGCCACCCCGGGCCGCTTCCTCTTGCAGCCTCCGGCGCCGCCGGCCGCGCCCAGCGCACAGCGCTCCTCCTCGACGTCGGGGTCTTCCTCCTCCGCGGACGAGTTGTCACTGGGCGAGATGTAGCTGCGCTCGGCGCCGCGGAGGGGCGGCCTCTTGGAGACGGGGACCGGGTACCCGCGCTGCAGCTCCCGCAGCTCCATCTCCTCGGCGTCGCTCCCCGAGCCGGTGGACATCGCCGTGTCCCCCACGTCCCCGCCTTCCGCCCCCAGGCCAGTCTCGCGGCCTCCGCCTTCCGCTCCCTCGCGGAGGCGGGGGCCAGGCTGAACTCTGGTGAGGACCAGAGACCCGGGTCGggaagcgcggagcccagagaacGAGCCCCGCCGCTGACCCGGGAGAGCGTGGCCGAGAAGTCGGCGCCCGGGCCCAGGCTCGG encodes:
- the MSC gene encoding musculin; amino-acid sequence: MSTGSGSDAEEMELRELQRGYPVPVSKRPPLRGAERSYISPSDNSSAEEEDPDVEEERCALGAAGGAGGCKRKRPGVAGGGGGKKPLPPKGSAAECKQSQRNAANARERARMRVLSKAFSRLKTSLPWVPPDTKLSKLDTLRLASSYIAHLRQLLQEDRYENGYVHPVNLTWPFVVSGRPDSDTKEVSAANRLCGTTA